Proteins encoded by one window of Phytohabitans houttuyneae:
- a CDS encoding LysR family transcriptional regulator, translating to MLDIVRLRILAAVAAHGSVTKAAKHLKYSQPAVSHHLARLEAETGARLVQRIGRGIRLTPEGEHLARRAAEIVGRVDTAAAELSAMVGLRTGRVRVAGFQSALAALVPHAAARLRRDHPGIELHLADAHPQVALNLLRDGQIDAAIIFRYDDTTPDDIRVTHLFDDPMHLLSLEPGQTLLDHRDSAWIAGCENCRREFVDACGQAGFIPQIVYTSDDVIVEQALVAAGMGVTTIPGLALRTHRAPGIEATPLPDFRRRVYLATYGDPPDPPATAAFIEALHHTVQQTRPGEPVRPDQAPS from the coding sequence ATGCTGGATATCGTGCGGCTACGCATCCTCGCGGCTGTCGCCGCGCACGGCTCGGTCACCAAGGCCGCCAAGCATCTGAAGTACTCGCAGCCGGCGGTCAGCCACCATCTGGCCCGGCTGGAGGCCGAGACCGGCGCCCGCCTCGTGCAGCGCATCGGGCGGGGCATCCGGCTCACGCCGGAGGGTGAGCACCTGGCGCGCCGTGCCGCGGAGATCGTCGGCCGGGTCGACACCGCTGCCGCGGAGCTGTCCGCGATGGTGGGACTGCGCACCGGCCGGGTCCGCGTGGCCGGCTTCCAGTCGGCGCTCGCCGCCCTTGTGCCGCACGCCGCCGCCCGCCTGCGCCGCGACCACCCCGGCATCGAGCTGCACCTGGCCGACGCCCACCCGCAGGTGGCGTTGAACCTGCTGCGCGACGGGCAGATCGACGCCGCCATCATCTTCCGCTACGACGACACCACACCGGACGACATCCGCGTCACGCACCTGTTCGACGACCCGATGCACCTGCTCAGCCTCGAGCCGGGCCAGACGCTGCTGGACCATCGCGACTCGGCGTGGATCGCCGGCTGCGAAAACTGCCGCCGCGAGTTCGTCGACGCGTGCGGGCAGGCGGGCTTCATCCCGCAGATCGTTTACACCAGCGACGACGTGATCGTCGAGCAGGCCCTCGTCGCCGCCGGCATGGGCGTTACCACCATCCCCGGCCTCGCATTACGCACGCACCGGGCACCCGGCATCGAAGCCACCCCACTGCCCGACTTTCGCCGGCGGGTCTACCTGGCCACCTACGGCGACCCGCCGGATCCGCCCGCCACCGCGGCCTTCATCGAGGCGCTGCACCACACCGTCCAGCAGACCCGCCCCGGCGAGCCAGTACGACCCGACCAGGCGCCCAGCTGA
- a CDS encoding VOC family protein encodes MAGTLLQQTPPGGFIAGPTDDLIAAVRQVIGMRADWARTAELVADQLRAHLPGPDVLTPAQRRGQPDRPAGHVLHAEPDGTFSILGLVWRPGQTTRIHDHITWCVVGVLQGVEHEDLYDDQLNLTGTRENPVGEVSGFARRATSTGSATPAPAPPSACTSTAPTSPGSGPAPAATTTERRRTTMLKRMDNVLIVVDDLAATIAFFVELGMELEGQTTVEGESVDKVVGLDGVRADIAMVRTPDGHSRVELTKFHTPAAISGEPKDAPANTLGMRRIMFAVEDIEDVVARLRTHGAELVGELVQYENSYRLCNVRGPEGIVVALAEQLN; translated from the coding sequence ATGGCGGGCACGCTTCTCCAGCAGACGCCTCCGGGCGGCTTCATCGCCGGCCCTACCGACGATCTCATCGCCGCGGTGCGCCAGGTGATCGGCATGCGGGCCGACTGGGCCCGGACCGCGGAACTCGTCGCCGATCAGCTCCGCGCACACCTGCCCGGCCCCGACGTCCTGACCCCCGCCCAGCGGCGCGGGCAACCCGACCGACCGGCTGGTCACGTCCTGCACGCCGAGCCGGACGGCACGTTCTCCATCCTCGGCCTGGTCTGGCGACCCGGTCAGACCACAAGGATTCACGACCACATCACCTGGTGCGTCGTGGGCGTCCTGCAGGGCGTCGAGCATGAAGATCTCTATGACGACCAGCTCAACCTCACCGGCACCCGCGAAAACCCCGTGGGCGAAGTCAGTGGCTTCGCCCGCCGGGCGACATCCACCGGATCCGCAACACCGGCGCCCGCACCGCCATCAGCCTGCACATCTACGGCACCGACATCACCCGGATCGGGTCCAGCGCCCGCCGCTACTACAACTGAGAGAAGGAGAACCACCATGCTCAAGCGAATGGACAACGTCCTCATCGTGGTCGACGACCTTGCGGCCACGATCGCGTTCTTCGTCGAACTCGGTATGGAGTTGGAGGGCCAGACAACAGTCGAGGGTGAATCGGTGGACAAGGTCGTCGGGCTCGACGGCGTCCGAGCGGACATCGCCATGGTGCGGACCCCGGACGGCCACAGCCGGGTCGAGCTGACGAAGTTCCACACGCCGGCGGCGATCAGCGGCGAGCCAAAGGACGCACCGGCGAACACGCTGGGCATGCGGCGCATCATGTTCGCGGTCGAGGACATCGAGGACGTAGTCGCCCGCCTGCGCACCCACGGCGCCGAACTCGTCGGTGAGCTGGTCCAGTACGAGAACAGCTACCGGCTCTGCAACGTCCGCGGCCCGGAGGGCATCGTCGTTGCCCTGGCCGAGCAGCTCAACTGA
- a CDS encoding YlbL family protein, translated as MRRRGVTVLLGALITALLSVGVLAAPIPYVVLGPGPTVDTLGKEDGKEVIQVNGTQTSTSAGQLRLTTVGVQPDVKLLSAIAGWFSDEEAVVPRELIYPPDQTEQQVEERNAEDFKASQSSAETAALRELGYPVQVTIKNVTAGGPSDGILKAGDVVTKVDGQPVTSAPKLTELVRSKPAGTALTIEYTRGGKPATTKITTRAAEDEPPRIGVEIEPKQPHPFELKIDLAEIGGPSAGLMFALGIIDKIEPEDLTGGKIIAGTGTIDDEGNVGPIGGIAQKLVGAKEAGAVYFLTPIDNCTEAKANARPGLPLIKVSTLDEALAALETLRAGGQPPLC; from the coding sequence ATGAGACGTCGCGGTGTCACTGTCCTCCTCGGCGCGTTGATCACGGCGTTGCTGAGTGTGGGAGTGCTGGCCGCCCCGATCCCCTACGTGGTGCTCGGCCCCGGCCCCACCGTCGACACGCTGGGTAAAGAGGACGGCAAAGAGGTCATCCAGGTAAACGGCACCCAGACCTCCACGTCCGCCGGGCAGCTGCGGCTGACCACGGTGGGCGTGCAGCCGGACGTGAAGCTGCTCTCCGCCATCGCGGGGTGGTTCAGCGACGAGGAGGCGGTGGTCCCGCGGGAGCTGATCTACCCGCCGGACCAGACCGAGCAGCAGGTCGAGGAGCGCAACGCCGAGGACTTCAAGGCCTCGCAGAGCAGCGCGGAGACCGCCGCGCTGCGCGAGCTGGGATATCCGGTACAGGTCACGATCAAGAACGTCACCGCGGGCGGCCCTTCGGACGGCATCCTCAAGGCCGGCGACGTTGTCACAAAGGTCGACGGCCAGCCGGTGACCAGCGCGCCAAAGCTCACCGAGCTCGTGCGCTCCAAGCCGGCCGGGACGGCGCTGACGATCGAGTACACGCGCGGCGGCAAGCCGGCCACCACCAAGATCACGACGCGGGCGGCCGAGGACGAGCCGCCGCGCATCGGGGTGGAGATCGAGCCGAAGCAGCCACACCCGTTCGAGCTCAAGATCGACCTGGCTGAGATCGGCGGGCCGAGCGCGGGCCTGATGTTCGCGCTGGGCATCATCGACAAGATTGAGCCCGAAGACCTCACCGGCGGCAAGATCATCGCGGGTACCGGCACCATCGACGACGAGGGCAACGTGGGCCCGATCGGCGGCATCGCCCAGAAGCTCGTGGGTGCCAAGGAGGCCGGTGCCGTGTACTTCCTGACCCCGATCGACAACTGCACGGAGGCCAAGGCCAACGCCCGCCCCGGGCTCCCGTTGATCAAGGTGTCCACGCTTGACGAGGCGCTCGCGGCCCTGGAAACGCTGCGTGCCGGCGGTCAGCCACCCCTCTGCTGA
- a CDS encoding zinc-dependent metalloprotease, producing MPDIPFGFALPGAQPPDPNDPQQMQQFMAQLQQLLASPGSGPVNWDLARQVAVSHLGATDPAVNIYERNEVEEALRLADLWLEPAAALPSGIRNSVAWNRNEWIYNTLDVWRKLCDPVAGRMVAAMGDLVPPEARAQLGPMQSMVTTLGGALFGGQLGQALGSLAGEVLSAGDIGLPLGPAGTAALVPANIKVYGEGLELPLDEVRLYVALREAAHQRLFQHVPWLRGHVLSAVETYAAGITVNREAIEEAMGRIDPTNPESMQAVALEGIFTPEDSPAQKAALARLETALALVEGWVCHVVDQAAGDRLPNVIRLGEAFRRRRAAGGPAEQTFAALVGLELRPRRLREAAALWAALTEHRGTAGRDALWGHPDLLPSEEDFADPQTFARSQLDLGDLGDLGL from the coding sequence GTGCCTGATATCCCGTTCGGCTTCGCTCTCCCGGGTGCCCAGCCGCCCGACCCCAACGATCCGCAGCAGATGCAGCAGTTCATGGCTCAGCTGCAGCAGCTGCTCGCGTCGCCGGGCAGCGGCCCGGTCAACTGGGATCTTGCCCGCCAGGTTGCGGTGAGTCACCTCGGCGCGACTGACCCGGCGGTCAACATATACGAGCGCAACGAGGTCGAGGAGGCACTCCGCCTGGCCGACCTGTGGCTCGAGCCGGCCGCGGCGCTCCCCTCGGGCATCCGCAACTCGGTCGCGTGGAACCGCAACGAGTGGATCTACAACACGCTCGACGTGTGGCGCAAGCTGTGCGACCCCGTCGCCGGCCGCATGGTCGCCGCGATGGGCGACCTCGTGCCGCCGGAGGCCCGCGCCCAGCTCGGCCCGATGCAGTCGATGGTCACCACGCTCGGTGGCGCGCTCTTCGGGGGCCAGCTGGGGCAGGCGCTCGGCTCACTCGCCGGCGAGGTGCTTTCCGCCGGCGACATCGGACTTCCGCTCGGACCGGCCGGCACGGCCGCGCTCGTCCCCGCCAACATCAAGGTGTACGGGGAGGGTCTCGAGCTGCCACTCGACGAGGTCCGCCTCTACGTGGCGCTGCGCGAGGCCGCTCACCAGCGCCTCTTCCAGCACGTCCCGTGGCTTCGGGGACACGTGCTGAGCGCCGTCGAGACGTACGCGGCGGGCATCACCGTCAACCGCGAGGCCATCGAAGAGGCGATGGGCCGCATCGACCCCACCAACCCGGAGTCGATGCAGGCGGTCGCGCTAGAGGGCATCTTCACTCCCGAGGACAGCCCGGCGCAGAAGGCGGCGCTGGCCCGGCTGGAGACCGCGCTCGCGCTGGTCGAGGGCTGGGTGTGCCACGTCGTCGACCAGGCCGCCGGCGACCGCCTCCCCAATGTCATCCGCCTCGGCGAGGCGTTCCGCCGCCGGCGCGCGGCGGGTGGGCCGGCGGAGCAGACGTTCGCCGCGCTGGTCGGCCTGGAGCTGCGCCCGCGGCGCCTCCGCGAGGCGGCCGCGCTGTGGGCGGCTCTGACCGAGCACCGCGGGACGGCTGGTCGTGACGCACTCTGGGGCCACCCGGACCTGCTGCCGTCGGAGGAAGACTTCGCCGACCCGCAGACGTTCGCAAGGTCCCAGCTGGACCTCGGCGATCTCGGCGACCTGGGTCTGTAG
- a CDS encoding HIT family protein: MFCGIVSGSVPGFVVADEPAGFAFLDTRPVFKGHTLVVPRDHSVVLADLPADQLAPFFGLVQRMSVAVEEGLGAGGTFVAMNNKVSQSVAHLHVHVVPRTKGDGLRGFFWPRTRYTSDDEAREYAGKISAALS; this comes from the coding sequence TTGTTCTGTGGCATCGTCTCGGGTTCGGTGCCGGGTTTCGTGGTGGCGGACGAGCCGGCGGGTTTCGCGTTCCTCGACACCAGGCCAGTCTTCAAGGGGCACACGCTCGTGGTGCCGCGCGACCACTCGGTGGTGCTCGCCGATCTCCCCGCCGATCAGCTCGCCCCCTTCTTCGGCCTGGTGCAGCGGATGTCCGTGGCGGTCGAGGAGGGTTTGGGCGCCGGCGGCACGTTCGTGGCGATGAACAACAAGGTGTCGCAGTCGGTGGCCCACCTGCACGTTCACGTGGTGCCGCGGACCAAGGGCGACGGCCTACGAGGTTTCTTCTGGCCGCGCACCAGGTACACGTCAGATGACGAGGCCCGCGAGTACGCGGGGAAGATCTCCGCCGCCCTGTCCTGA
- the msrA gene encoding peptide-methionine (S)-S-oxide reductase MsrA yields the protein MFLRRMKLEVPTPDQALPGRSIEMPVADRHTVLGTPLRGPWPAGAEVAVFGMGCFWGAERLFWRLPGVISTSVGYAGGSTPNPTYEEVCSGMTGHAEVVQVVYDPSKIGYEQLLKVFWENHDPTQGMRQGNDVGTQYRSTIYTTTDEQRVVAEASKEAFAPVVKRSGRDDITTEIAPLGSYFYAEDYHQQYLSDTKNPNGYCNHGPNGMTCPIGVGKVES from the coding sequence GTGTTTCTGCGGCGCATGAAGCTTGAAGTCCCCACTCCCGACCAGGCCCTGCCCGGTCGCTCGATCGAGATGCCGGTTGCCGACCGCCACACCGTGCTCGGCACCCCCCTGCGCGGCCCATGGCCGGCCGGCGCGGAGGTCGCGGTCTTCGGGATGGGCTGTTTCTGGGGCGCCGAGCGCTTGTTCTGGCGCCTGCCGGGTGTGATCTCGACCTCGGTCGGCTACGCGGGTGGCTCCACCCCAAACCCGACGTACGAGGAGGTCTGCTCCGGCATGACCGGCCACGCCGAGGTGGTCCAGGTCGTGTACGACCCGAGCAAGATCGGGTACGAGCAGCTGCTGAAGGTCTTCTGGGAGAACCACGACCCCACCCAGGGCATGCGGCAGGGCAACGACGTCGGCACCCAGTACCGCTCGACCATCTACACGACGACGGACGAGCAGCGCGTGGTGGCCGAGGCGTCGAAGGAGGCCTTCGCCCCGGTGGTGAAGCGCAGCGGCCGTGACGACATCACGACCGAGATCGCTCCGCTTGGTTCGTACTTTTATGCCGAGGACTATCACCAGCAGTATCTGTCAGACACCAAGAACCCGAACGGGTACTGCAACCACGGGCCCAACGGGATGACGTGCCCGATCGGTGTGGGCAAGGTCGAGTCCTGA
- a CDS encoding ribonuclease Z — protein MRELVVLGTASQVPTRHRNHNGYLLRWDSEGILFDPGEGTQRQMLRAGVAVSDLTRICVTHFHGDHSLGLPGVIQRISLDRVPHPVTAHFPAGGAHFFARLRHATSFYDHADIREAPVTGDGPIAAGLEARRLHHSVETYGYRLTEPDGRRMLPERLAAFGIAGPAVGELIRQGGLDVHGRRVTLDEVSAPRPGQKFAFVMDTGLCDNVFALAQGVDMLVIEATFLTEDAAMAAQVGHLTAAQAARVATESGVRRLVLTHFSQRYDDPARFEAEAREHFDGDMVIAEDLMRVPVPPRRQIASEQWRSRSDPRVSGT, from the coding sequence GTGCGCGAGCTTGTCGTCCTCGGCACCGCCAGCCAGGTGCCCACCCGCCACCGCAACCACAACGGGTACCTGCTGCGCTGGGACAGCGAGGGCATCCTCTTCGACCCGGGCGAGGGCACCCAGCGCCAGATGCTCCGGGCCGGCGTCGCTGTCTCGGACCTCACGCGTATCTGCGTGACCCACTTCCACGGCGACCACAGCCTCGGGCTGCCGGGTGTGATCCAGCGCATCTCACTCGACCGGGTGCCGCACCCGGTGACCGCACACTTTCCGGCGGGCGGCGCGCACTTCTTCGCCCGGCTGCGGCACGCGACAAGCTTCTACGACCACGCCGACATCCGCGAGGCGCCGGTCACCGGCGACGGGCCGATCGCCGCGGGGCTCGAAGCCCGCCGGCTTCACCACTCGGTCGAGACCTACGGGTACCGGCTCACCGAGCCCGACGGGCGCCGCATGCTGCCGGAGCGGCTGGCGGCGTTCGGCATCGCCGGCCCGGCCGTCGGGGAGCTGATACGCCAGGGCGGCCTCGACGTCCACGGGCGGCGCGTCACGCTCGACGAGGTGAGCGCGCCTCGGCCGGGGCAGAAGTTTGCGTTCGTCATGGACACCGGGCTGTGCGACAACGTGTTCGCGCTGGCTCAGGGTGTCGACATGCTCGTCATCGAGGCCACTTTCCTGACCGAGGACGCCGCGATGGCCGCGCAGGTCGGCCACCTGACCGCGGCCCAGGCCGCGCGGGTCGCCACCGAGTCGGGGGTACGGCGCCTCGTGCTCACCCACTTCTCACAGCGCTACGACGATCCGGCGCGGTTCGAGGCCGAGGCTCGCGAACACTTCGACGGCGACATGGTGATAGCCGAAGACCTGATGAGAGTGCCGGTGCCGCCGCGGCGCCAGATAGCCTCGGAACAATGGCGTTCACGATCCGATCCGCGGGTGAGCGGGACCTGA
- a CDS encoding GNAT family N-acetyltransferase, which produces MAFTIRSAGERDLTAVGTLHYRSRAAAYSGFLPAEALEAVPASSMADYWVERWRYERDNHQLTVATEEGEVVGFTYLGPDEEPDTGILHAIHVSPDVQGRGVGGALMADALEKLAAGGWRRAVLWVLADNAHARGFYERGGWAPDGVRRDDFIGPALVHQVRYARPL; this is translated from the coding sequence ATGGCGTTCACGATCCGATCCGCGGGTGAGCGGGACCTGACCGCCGTCGGGACCTTGCACTACCGGTCGCGCGCGGCCGCGTATTCCGGCTTTCTCCCCGCCGAGGCGCTCGAGGCCGTGCCCGCGTCGAGCATGGCGGACTACTGGGTCGAGCGCTGGCGGTACGAGCGGGACAACCACCAGCTGACCGTCGCCACCGAGGAGGGCGAGGTCGTCGGCTTCACCTACCTGGGGCCGGACGAGGAGCCGGACACCGGCATCCTGCACGCGATCCACGTCTCGCCGGACGTGCAGGGTCGCGGGGTGGGCGGGGCGCTGATGGCCGACGCGCTGGAAAAGCTCGCCGCGGGCGGGTGGCGCCGCGCCGTGCTGTGGGTACTGGCGGACAACGCTCACGCGCGCGGCTTCTACGAGCGCGGCGGCTGGGCGCCCGACGGCGTGCGCCGCGACGACTTCATCGGCCCGGCGCTGGTGCACCAGGTGCGCTACGCGAGGCCCCTCTAG
- a CDS encoding gamma carbonic anhydrase family protein: MLIRHRGAQPTVDPSAYVAPNATLVGDVRVGPRARIMYGATLDAEGAHIEIGEACVIAENAVLRATAVADPPHPVILGDHVFVSPHATLLGCEVGRCAYLATGITVLQGARLEPGAVVAVGALVHARTVLPAEYFVPPMSVAVGDPVRVIGSDRPDELTAAVRDVNFAAAAFGVQAEWSDRIARYERITEVRVAEFGAHADDEVL; this comes from the coding sequence ATGCTGATCAGACATCGCGGCGCCCAGCCCACCGTCGACCCCAGCGCCTACGTCGCGCCGAACGCGACCCTCGTGGGCGACGTCCGCGTCGGACCGCGGGCCCGCATCATGTACGGCGCCACGCTCGACGCCGAAGGCGCACACATCGAGATCGGCGAGGCGTGCGTGATCGCCGAAAACGCGGTGCTCCGCGCCACCGCCGTCGCCGACCCGCCCCATCCGGTGATCCTCGGCGACCACGTCTTCGTCTCACCCCACGCGACGCTGCTGGGCTGCGAGGTCGGCCGCTGCGCGTACCTGGCCACCGGCATCACCGTCCTCCAGGGCGCTCGCCTCGAGCCCGGCGCGGTGGTCGCGGTCGGCGCGCTCGTCCACGCCCGGACGGTCCTGCCCGCCGAGTACTTCGTGCCGCCGATGTCGGTCGCCGTGGGCGATCCCGTCCGGGTGATCGGCTCCGACCGCCCGGACGAGCTGACCGCCGCGGTGCGCGACGTCAACTTCGCCGCCGCCGCGTTCGGCGTGCAGGCCGAGTGGAGCGACCGCATCGCCCGCTACGAGCGGATCACCGAGGTCCGGGTCGCCGAGTTCGGCGCGCACGCTGACGACGAGGTGCTCTGA
- a CDS encoding S1C family serine protease: protein MALPVGGVAKLMSTDSEAERAALDAYSQVVTGVAERVLPSVAALSVRTARGGGAGSAVTFTDDGFLLTSAHVVTGATGGTATFGDGLETRFDVVGADPLSDLAVLRAQATGAPPAELGDADGLRIGQLVVAVGNPMGLAGSVTAGVVSGLRRSIPARDGRAVRLIDDVIQTDAALNPGNSGGALADSAGRVVGVNTAVAGYGLGLAVPINSTTRQIVGELVSNRRVRRAWLGVAGVPLPLPPALAERLNQKMGLRVVEVVPGSPAGVAGIYLGDVILSAGGRPVSTVQALQRLMLGPAIGTRLPVTVLRKGALVDVVTIPAELGR from the coding sequence ATGGCATTGCCAGTGGGCGGCGTTGCCAAGCTCATGAGCACCGACAGCGAAGCCGAGCGGGCGGCGCTTGACGCGTACTCGCAGGTCGTCACCGGTGTGGCCGAGCGAGTGCTGCCGAGCGTGGCCGCCCTTTCGGTACGCACCGCACGCGGTGGTGGCGCCGGATCGGCGGTCACCTTCACCGACGATGGTTTTCTCCTCACAAGCGCACACGTAGTAACCGGCGCGACCGGCGGCACCGCCACCTTCGGCGACGGGTTGGAGACGCGGTTCGACGTGGTCGGCGCCGACCCCCTTTCCGATCTCGCCGTCCTCCGGGCGCAGGCGACCGGCGCCCCGCCGGCCGAGCTCGGCGACGCCGACGGGCTGCGCATCGGCCAGCTCGTCGTGGCGGTGGGCAACCCGATGGGCCTGGCCGGCTCGGTCACCGCGGGCGTGGTGTCGGGCCTGCGCCGGTCGATCCCGGCGCGCGACGGCCGGGCCGTAAGGCTGATCGACGACGTGATCCAGACCGACGCCGCGCTCAACCCCGGCAACTCCGGCGGCGCGCTAGCCGACTCGGCCGGCCGGGTGGTGGGCGTCAACACGGCGGTGGCCGGCTACGGCCTGGGTCTCGCCGTGCCGATCAACTCGACCACCCGCCAGATCGTCGGCGAGCTCGTCTCCAACCGACGCGTGCGGCGGGCCTGGCTGGGCGTGGCCGGGGTGCCGCTGCCGCTCCCACCCGCGCTCGCCGAGCGCCTCAACCAGAAGATGGGCCTGCGCGTGGTGGAGGTGGTGCCGGGCAGCCCGGCGGGGGTGGCGGGCATCTACCTCGGCGACGTGATCCTGTCCGCGGGAGGCCGGCCGGTCTCCACCGTCCAGGCCCTCCAGCGACTCATGCTCGGCCCGGCGATCGGCACCCGCCTCCCGGTCACGGTCCTACGCAAGGGCGCCCTGGTGGACGTGGTGACGATCCCGGCGGAGCTGGGCCGCTAG
- a CDS encoding cystathionine beta-synthase yields the protein MRYYDNVVELIGNTPLVRLRSVAAGIEAMVLAKVEYVNPGGSVKDRIAVKMVDEAEKAGLLKAGGTIVEPTSGNTGVGLALVAQLRGYRCVFVCPDKVSQDKQDVLRAYGAEVVVCPTAVAPEDPRSYYNVSDRLAREIPGAWKPNQYANGANPRSHYETTGPELWEQTEGRITHFVAGVGTGGTISGAGRYLKEVSGGAVRVIGADPEGSVYSGGTGRPYLVEGVGEDFWPETYDRTICDEIVEVSDKASFDLTRRLAREEGLLVGGSCGMAAQAALEVARRAKPDDVVVVLLPDGGRGYLSKIFNDDWMARYGFLDTPSEEPTVLSALTGKPGGMPSLVHVHPTETVRDAIDYMREYGVSQLPVLKAEPPVVTGEVAGSIAEKDLLDALFTGQAHLHDTIERHMGPALPMVGGGQPVSEAVRLLEKSDAALVLVDGKPQGVLTRQDLLAHLGAKP from the coding sequence GTGCGCTACTACGACAACGTCGTCGAGTTGATTGGCAACACCCCGCTGGTCAGGCTGCGGAGCGTCGCCGCCGGCATCGAGGCGATGGTCCTTGCCAAGGTTGAGTACGTAAATCCCGGCGGCTCCGTCAAGGACCGCATCGCGGTGAAGATGGTCGACGAGGCCGAGAAGGCGGGCCTGCTCAAGGCGGGCGGCACGATCGTCGAGCCGACCAGCGGCAACACCGGCGTGGGCCTCGCACTGGTCGCGCAGCTGCGCGGGTACCGGTGCGTGTTCGTCTGCCCGGACAAGGTGAGCCAGGACAAGCAGGACGTGCTCCGGGCGTACGGCGCGGAGGTCGTCGTCTGCCCCACCGCCGTCGCCCCCGAGGACCCCCGGTCGTACTACAACGTGTCCGACCGGCTGGCGCGGGAGATCCCCGGCGCGTGGAAGCCGAACCAGTACGCCAACGGTGCCAACCCCCGCTCGCACTACGAGACCACCGGTCCCGAGCTGTGGGAGCAGACGGAGGGGCGGATCACGCACTTCGTCGCGGGCGTGGGCACCGGCGGCACGATCTCGGGCGCGGGCCGGTACCTCAAGGAGGTCTCCGGCGGAGCGGTGCGGGTCATCGGCGCCGACCCGGAGGGCTCGGTGTACTCGGGCGGCACCGGCCGGCCGTACCTTGTCGAGGGGGTCGGCGAAGACTTCTGGCCGGAGACCTACGACCGCACGATCTGCGACGAGATCGTCGAGGTGTCGGACAAGGCGTCGTTCGACCTCACCCGGCGGCTGGCCCGCGAGGAAGGGCTGCTGGTCGGCGGCTCGTGCGGGATGGCGGCCCAGGCGGCGCTCGAGGTGGCCAGGCGCGCCAAGCCGGACGACGTGGTGGTCGTGCTCCTGCCCGACGGCGGCCGCGGCTACCTCTCCAAGATCTTCAACGACGACTGGATGGCCCGCTACGGCTTCCTCGACACCCCCAGCGAAGAGCCCACCGTGCTGAGCGCGCTGACCGGCAAGCCGGGCGGGATGCCGTCGCTGGTGCACGTTCACCCGACGGAGACGGTCCGCGACGCGATCGACTACATGCGCGAGTACGGCGTCTCCCAGCTGCCCGTCCTCAAGGCCGAGCCGCCCGTGGTGACCGGCGAGGTGGCCGGCTCGATCGCGGAAAAGGACCTGCTCGACGCGCTCTTCACCGGCCAGGCCCACCTGCACGACACGATCGAGCGGCACATGGGCCCGGCTCTGCCGATGGTCGGCGGCGGGCAGCCGGTGAGCGAGGCCGTACGCCTGCTGGAGAAGTCCGACGCGGCGCTCGTGCTCGTGGACGGCAAGCCGCAGGGCGTGCTGACCCGCCAGGATCTGCTCGCCCACCTGGGCGCCAAGCCGTAG
- a CDS encoding YkvA family protein: protein MGRTLNRTAAFTALGRALTAGARGGPSLGARLAALPRMMWATFTGRYDGGMRLAMMAAATAYVASPIDLVPEAFLLVVGLIDDAVVIAWLAGAILAETERFIEWDARQRSVIPGHVV, encoded by the coding sequence ATGGGTAGGACCTTGAACCGCACGGCGGCGTTCACCGCGCTCGGCCGGGCGCTGACCGCAGGGGCGCGGGGCGGGCCGTCGCTGGGCGCCCGCCTGGCCGCCCTGCCGCGCATGATGTGGGCAACGTTTACGGGCCGTTACGACGGCGGGATGCGGCTGGCGATGATGGCGGCCGCCACGGCGTACGTGGCCTCCCCGATCGACCTCGTGCCCGAGGCGTTTCTGCTCGTCGTCGGCCTCATCGACGACGCCGTGGTGATCGCCTGGCTGGCCGGCGCGATCCTGGCCGAGACCGAGCGCTTCATCGAGTGGGATGCCAGGCAACGGAGCGTCATCCCGGGGCACGTAGTCTGA